One genomic segment of Hordeum vulgare subsp. vulgare chromosome 2H, MorexV3_pseudomolecules_assembly, whole genome shotgun sequence includes these proteins:
- the LOC123425805 gene encoding beta-amylase Tri a 17, protein MAGNMLANYVQVYVMLPLDVVSVDNKFEKGDEIRAQLKKLTEAGVDGVMIDVWWGLVEGKGPKAYDWSAYKQVFDLVHEARLKLQAIMSFHQCGGNVGDVVNIPIPQWVRDVGATDPDIFYTNRRGTRNIEYLTLGVDDQPLFHGRTAVQMYHDYMASFRENMKKFLDAGTIVDIEVGLGPAGEMRYPSYPQSQGWVFPGIGEFICYDKYLEADFKAAAAKAGHPEWELPDDAGEYNDTPEKTQFFKENGTYLTEKGKFFLSWYSNKLIKHGDKILDEANKVFLGCRVQLAIKISGIHWWYRVPNHAAELTAGYYNLDDRDGYRTIARMLTRHHASMNFTCAEMRDSEQSEEAKSAPEELVQQVLSAGWREGLHVACENALSRYDATAYNTILRNARPKGINENGPPEHKLFGFTYLRLSNELLEGQNYATFQTFVEKMHANLAHNPSVDPVAPLERSKPEMPIELILKAAQPKLEPFPFDKNTDLPVKDHTDVVDEALLAPVAV, encoded by the exons ATGGCCGGGAACATGCTAGCCAACTATGTCCAAGTCTACGTCATGCTCCCG CTGGATGTCGTGAGCGTCGACAACAAGTTCGAGAAGGGCGACGAGATCAGGGCGCAGCTGAAGAAGCTGACGGAGGCTGGCGTGGACGGCGTCATGATAGACGTCTGGTGGGGGCTGGTGGAGGGCAAGGGCCCCAAGGCCTACGACTGGAGCGCCTACAAGCAGGTCTTCGACCTGGTGCACGAGGCCAGGCTCAAGCTGCAGGCCATCATGTCGTTCCACCAGTGCGGTGGCAACGTCGGCGACGTAGTCAACATCCCCATCCCACAGTGGGTGCGGGATGTCGGCGCTACCGACCCCGACATTTTCTACACGAACCGCAGAGGGACGAGGAACATCGAGTACCTCACCCTTGGAGTGGATGACCAACCTCTCTTCCATGGAAGAACTGCCGTCCAG ATGTATCATGATTACATGGCGAGCTTCAGGGAAAACATGAAAAAGTTCTTGGATGCCGGTACCATCGTGGACATTGAAGTGGGACTTGGCCCGGCTGGAGAGATGAGGTACCCATCCTATCCTCAGAGCCAGGGATGGGTCTTCCCAGGCATCGGAGAATTCATC TGCTATGATAAGTACCTGGAAGCAGACTTCAAAGCAGCAGCAGCGAAGGCTGGCCATCCTGAGTGGGAGTTACCTGACGATGCTGGAGAGTACAATGACACCCCTGAGAAAACCCAATTCTTCAAGGAGAACGGAACATACCTCACTGAGAAGGGGAAGTTTTTCCTCTCATGGTACTCCAACAAACTGATCAAGCATGGTGACAAGATCTTGGACGAAGCAAACAAGGTCTTCTTGGGATGCAGGGTGCAGCTGGCAATCAAA ATCTCTGGCATTCACTGGTGGTACAGGGTTCCAAACCATGCAGCCGAGCTCACAGCTGGGTACTACAACTTAGATGACAGAGACGGCTACAGAACAATAGCACGCATGCTCACAAGGCATCATGCTAGCATGAACTTCACTTGTGCAGAGATGAGGGACTCTGAGCAAAGCGAAGAGGCGAAGAGCGCACCAGAAGAACTAGTCCAACAG GTGCTGAGTGCTGGATGGAGAGAGGGCTTACATGTGGCGTGTGAAAACGCACTCAGTCGATATGATGCCACTGCTTACAACACAATACTCAGGAATGCGAGGCCGAAAGGTATCAACGAGAATGGCCCTCCTGAGCACAAACTGTTTGGATTCACCTACCTCCGGTTATCGAATGAGCTACTAGAGGGACAGAACTACGCCACTTTCCAAACTTTTGTCGAGAAAATGCATGCTAACCTG GCTCATAACCCAAGTGTTGATCCAGTGGCGCCTTTGGAAAGATCAAAGCCAGAAATGCCAATTGAACTTATCCTGAAAGCAGCGCAGCCAAAACTGGAGCCATTCCCTTTTGATAAGAACACCGACCTGCCAGTTAAAGATCACACTGATGTCGTGGATGAGGCGCTCCTTGCCCCTGTGGCTGTGTAG